The Collimonas fungivorans Ter331 genome has a segment encoding these proteins:
- a CDS encoding LysR family transcriptional regulator, whose product MYSTTDLQLFIHTADLGSLSNAARQLDLLPATASASLKRLEQQLNTRLFVRSTRSMRLTPEGTLFLEYSRQALALLQEGQALLTAGGPVSGHLRLSMPSDVGRNVLLPWLDAFQENHPQVTLSLQFSDRVVDLFRDPVDVAFRYGPLDDSTLVSQILAPSRRVAVAAPSYLARHGRPAAPKDLASHNCLLYYLQHGLFNNWRFYSGKTALDVKVRGDRMTDDAAIARAWAIAGIGIAYKSWLDVRQDVADGRLEIILEQFVGEETPLSMVYPHRSSMSPSLRALLAFLRAQFAALTGDLNPAP is encoded by the coding sequence ATGTACTCAACCACTGACCTCCAGCTTTTCATCCACACCGCCGATCTCGGCAGCCTGTCGAATGCAGCGCGCCAGCTCGACCTGCTGCCGGCCACCGCCAGCGCCAGCCTGAAGCGGCTGGAGCAGCAGCTCAACACCAGGCTGTTCGTGCGCTCGACCCGCAGCATGCGGCTGACGCCGGAGGGAACCTTGTTCCTGGAATACAGCCGGCAGGCGCTGGCCCTGCTGCAGGAAGGCCAGGCCCTGCTCACCGCCGGCGGTCCCGTGAGCGGCCATCTGCGGTTGTCGATGCCGTCCGATGTCGGCCGCAACGTGCTGCTGCCCTGGCTCGACGCTTTCCAGGAAAACCATCCGCAGGTCACCCTGTCGCTGCAGTTTTCCGACCGCGTGGTGGACCTGTTCCGCGATCCGGTCGATGTGGCTTTCCGCTACGGTCCGCTGGACGACTCGACCCTGGTGTCGCAGATACTGGCGCCCAGCCGCCGCGTGGCGGTAGCGGCGCCCTCTTACCTGGCCCGGCACGGCAGGCCGGCCGCGCCGAAAGACCTGGCAAGTCATAACTGCCTGCTGTATTACCTGCAGCACGGCTTGTTCAACAACTGGCGCTTTTACTCCGGCAAGACCGCGCTCGACGTCAAGGTGCGCGGCGACCGCATGACCGACGACGCCGCCATCGCCCGCGCCTGGGCCATCGCCGGCATCGGCATCGCTTATAAATCGTGGCTGGACGTGCGGCAGGACGTGGCCGACGGCCGCCTGGAAATCATCCTGGAACAGTTCGTGGGCGAAGAAACCCCGCTCAGCATGGTGTATCCGCACCGCAGCAGCATGTCGCCCTCGCTGCGCGCCTTGCTGGCCTTCCTGCGCGCGCAGTTCGCCGCGCTAACGGGGGACCTTAATCCGGCGCCGTGA
- a CDS encoding S46 family peptidase, protein MRIHWLFAALLVPGMALAAEGMWTLDNLPKAKMQAEYGFTPSEGWIKRTMLGSARIAGGCSASFVSKDGLVMTNHHCASECLDQMSTAKKNLIKDGFLAKGREQELICPEIELNRLEQITDVTTEVKNATAGLDGAAFKNAQNAVKAKLTSACVGNDKETVRCDVVDLYHGGLYQVYKYHRFQDTRLVWAPEKAAAFFGGDPDNFNFPRYDLDITLLRAYEGGKPAKIENYFPFSKSGAQEGEMVFVTGQPGSTQRQLTVSQLTTLRDLTLVNNLIRLAEMRGVLEQYSKNSPEAARNAEHALFGVENAYKAFRGRLSALQDPALMKQKQDEETALRQFVAKQPALQAKVGGAWDAIAAAQQAYRQIEAPYGLIEGGRGFSSKYSSYARALVRGAEERAKPSGERLPEYADAKLPELEQELFSTAPVYPEYEKVMLSLSLTKLREMLGTDDPFVKQVLGKQSPEQLSDALIDHTKLGDPAVRKALWQGGKEAILKSDDPFIKQELALDPAARAIRARYEKEVDSVQQKNSELIAQARFAEQGTSAYPDATFTLRLSYGEVKGWQEGDKKIPPFTTIGGAFERDTGADPFALPASWHAAKSKLNLAQRYNLATTNDIIGGNSGSPMINRNGEIVGLIFDGNIHSLGGAFWFDPRDNRSIAVHSGAILETLGKVYGGADLVKEIQAH, encoded by the coding sequence ATGCGAATTCATTGGCTTTTTGCAGCACTGCTGGTGCCTGGCATGGCGCTGGCGGCAGAAGGAATGTGGACTTTGGACAATTTGCCGAAGGCGAAGATGCAGGCCGAATACGGGTTTACCCCGAGCGAAGGCTGGATCAAGCGCACCATGCTGGGCTCGGCGCGGATTGCCGGCGGCTGCTCGGCATCGTTTGTTTCAAAAGACGGACTGGTGATGACCAATCACCATTGCGCTTCCGAGTGCCTGGACCAGATGTCGACAGCAAAAAAGAACCTGATCAAGGATGGCTTTCTGGCCAAAGGCCGTGAGCAGGAACTGATCTGCCCGGAAATCGAATTGAACCGCCTGGAACAGATCACCGACGTCACTACCGAAGTCAAGAATGCAACCGCGGGCCTGGACGGCGCGGCATTCAAGAATGCGCAGAACGCTGTCAAGGCCAAGCTGACCTCAGCCTGTGTCGGCAACGACAAGGAAACCGTGCGCTGCGACGTGGTCGACCTGTATCACGGCGGCTTGTATCAAGTCTACAAATACCACCGCTTCCAGGACACGCGCCTGGTGTGGGCGCCGGAAAAAGCTGCAGCTTTCTTTGGCGGCGATCCGGACAATTTCAATTTCCCGCGCTACGACCTCGACATCACCTTGCTGCGCGCCTATGAAGGCGGCAAGCCGGCCAAGATCGAAAACTATTTCCCGTTCAGCAAAAGCGGCGCGCAAGAAGGCGAGATGGTATTCGTGACCGGCCAGCCGGGTTCGACGCAACGCCAGCTGACGGTGTCGCAGCTGACTACCTTGCGCGACCTGACGCTGGTCAACAACCTGATCCGGCTGGCGGAAATGCGCGGCGTGCTGGAACAGTACAGCAAGAATAGTCCGGAAGCGGCGCGTAACGCCGAGCATGCCTTGTTCGGCGTGGAGAATGCCTACAAGGCGTTTCGCGGACGCCTGAGCGCCTTGCAGGATCCTGCGCTGATGAAGCAGAAGCAGGATGAGGAAACTGCCTTGCGCCAGTTCGTGGCCAAGCAGCCGGCGCTGCAAGCCAAGGTCGGCGGCGCCTGGGACGCCATAGCGGCGGCGCAGCAGGCGTATCGCCAGATCGAAGCGCCTTACGGCCTGATCGAAGGCGGCCGCGGTTTCTCCAGCAAGTATTCCAGCTATGCGCGGGCCCTGGTGCGCGGCGCGGAAGAACGCGCCAAGCCGAGCGGCGAACGCTTGCCGGAATATGCCGACGCCAAGCTGCCGGAGCTGGAACAAGAGTTGTTTTCCACCGCACCGGTATACCCGGAATACGAAAAGGTGATGCTGTCGCTTTCGCTCACCAAGCTGCGCGAGATGCTCGGCACCGACGACCCGTTCGTCAAGCAGGTGCTCGGCAAGCAGTCGCCTGAACAGCTCAGCGACGCCTTGATCGACCACACCAAGCTGGGCGATCCGGCGGTGCGCAAGGCGCTGTGGCAGGGCGGCAAGGAAGCGATCCTGAAATCCGACGATCCGTTCATCAAGCAGGAACTGGCGCTCGATCCGGCTGCGCGCGCCATCCGCGCACGCTACGAAAAAGAAGTGGATTCCGTGCAGCAGAAGAATTCCGAGCTGATCGCACAGGCCCGTTTTGCCGAGCAAGGCACCAGCGCTTACCCGGATGCGACCTTCACTTTGCGTCTGTCATATGGTGAAGTCAAGGGCTGGCAGGAAGGCGATAAAAAGATCCCGCCGTTCACCACGATCGGCGGCGCCTTCGAGCGTGACACTGGCGCCGATCCGTTCGCCTTGCCGGCTTCCTGGCATGCCGCCAAGAGCAAGCTGAACCTGGCGCAACGCTACAACCTTGCCACCACCAACGACATCATCGGCGGCAATTCGGGCAGTCCGATGATCAATCGCAACGGTGAAATCGTCGGCCTGATTTTCGATGGCAACATCCACTCGCTGGGCGGCGCATTCTGGTTCGATCCGCGCGACAACCGCTCGATCGCCGTGCATAGCGGCGCCATCCTGGAAACCCTGGGCAAGGTCTATGGCGGCGCTGACCTGGTCAAGGAAATCCAGGCGCATTGA
- a CDS encoding bifunctional ADP-dependent NAD(P)H-hydrate dehydratase/NAD(P)H-hydrate epimerase has protein sequence MSAIYPVAEIRSIEQAALRALPPYSLMQRAGQAAAQAALRILPGPPHTSAILVLAGPGNNGGDALEAGAGLAKAGAEVVVLLKAVPSQLPADAAQALARAQRHGVHLMPPEQFAEIDSSQWSLVVDGLFGIGLSRPLDGDWRSLVQAVNTMACPVLALDLPSGLDADTGAVVGGAAGIAVKASHTVTFIADKAGLHTGDGPDYAGKVEVATLAIADSHFPAPHMWLSQPALFSEYLRPRRRNSHKGSFGDVAVIGGAAGMAGAPILAARAAAKCGAGRVFVGFPENPPAYDSAQPELMCRHAADLDFSSAVLVVGPGLGLADTALDLLTRALDALSWLVLDADALNLLARQPQLQARAAQRQHAVLMTPHPLEAARLLGVSTSEVQADRVAAARTLASRFNAVVVLKGAGSIIARADGAAVVNSTGNPALATAGSGDVLSGICGALLAQGWPQWEAALAAVWLHGRAADQLVAQGIGPVGLTASELIPEVRLVLNQLLQER, from the coding sequence ATGAGCGCCATCTATCCCGTTGCCGAAATCCGCAGCATCGAACAGGCAGCCTTGCGCGCGCTGCCGCCTTACAGCCTGATGCAGCGCGCCGGCCAGGCGGCGGCGCAAGCCGCTTTACGCATCCTCCCTGGCCCGCCCCACACCTCCGCCATCCTGGTGCTGGCGGGCCCCGGCAACAACGGCGGCGACGCCCTCGAAGCCGGCGCCGGGCTGGCCAAGGCCGGCGCCGAAGTGGTGGTGCTGCTCAAGGCCGTCCCCTCGCAACTGCCGGCCGATGCGGCCCAGGCGCTGGCCCGCGCCCAGCGCCACGGCGTGCACCTGATGCCGCCCGAGCAGTTTGCCGAAATCGACAGCAGCCAATGGTCCCTGGTGGTAGACGGCTTGTTCGGCATCGGCCTGAGCCGGCCGCTGGACGGCGACTGGCGCAGCCTGGTGCAAGCCGTCAATACGATGGCCTGCCCGGTGCTGGCGCTGGACCTGCCGAGCGGCCTGGACGCCGACACCGGCGCCGTGGTGGGAGGCGCTGCCGGCATTGCGGTCAAGGCCAGCCATACCGTCACCTTCATTGCCGACAAGGCCGGCCTGCATACCGGCGACGGTCCCGATTACGCCGGCAAGGTCGAAGTGGCGACGCTGGCCATCGCCGACAGCCATTTCCCCGCACCGCACATGTGGCTCAGCCAGCCAGCACTGTTCAGCGAATACCTGCGGCCGCGCCGGCGCAATTCGCACAAGGGCAGTTTCGGCGACGTCGCAGTGATAGGAGGCGCCGCCGGAATGGCCGGCGCGCCGATCCTGGCGGCGCGCGCCGCCGCCAAGTGCGGCGCCGGACGGGTGTTTGTCGGCTTCCCGGAAAACCCGCCGGCCTACGACAGTGCACAACCGGAACTCATGTGCCGCCATGCGGCCGACCTCGATTTTTCCTCGGCGGTGCTGGTGGTCGGCCCCGGCCTCGGCCTAGCCGATACCGCACTGGACTTGCTGACGCGCGCGCTGGATGCGCTCAGCTGGCTGGTGCTGGACGCCGACGCCCTCAACCTGCTGGCGCGTCAGCCGCAACTGCAAGCGCGAGCGGCGCAACGCCAGCATGCCGTGCTGATGACGCCGCATCCCCTGGAAGCCGCCCGTCTGCTAGGCGTCAGCACCAGCGAGGTCCAGGCCGACCGTGTCGCCGCCGCCCGCACCCTGGCCAGCCGTTTCAATGCCGTAGTCGTGCTGAAGGGCGCCGGCAGCATCATCGCCCGCGCCGACGGCGCAGCGGTGGTCAATTCGACCGGCAACCCCGCCCTCGCCACCGCCGGCAGCGGCGACGTCTTGTCGGGCATTTGCGGCGCCTTGCTGGCGCAGGGCTGGCCGCAGTGGGAAGCGGCGCTGGCAGCGGTATGGCTGCACGGCCGCGCCGCCGACCAGCTGGTAGCGCAAGGAATCGGCCCGGTCGGCCTGACTGCCAGCGAACTGATCCCGGAAGTCAGGCTGGTGTTGAACCAGCTGCTGCAGGAACGCTGA
- a CDS encoding zinc-binding alcohol dehydrogenase family protein has product MKAIALTRYLPIENPESLLDVQLDKPAPQGRDLLVEIKAIGVNPVDVKVRAPKDTIEKTPRVLGWDAAGVVQAVGPEVSRFKVGDRVFYAGDITRPGSNSEFQLVDERIVGNMPQSLSFEQAAALPLTTITAWEALFERLRISPTFAPTPPATTASAKSILIIGGAGGVGSIAIQLAVKVAGLTVIATASRPESEKWVRELGAQHVINHFGDLPAQLKQQGFDNVDYVLILNDTDRHFPAAAAAVAPQGMICTIVENSGPLDVSLLKAKSAGFIWEFMFTRSMFQTADMQQQGNLLDQVARLIDKQVVVTTVNQVLSPINAANLRQAHATLEGGRAIGKIVLKDF; this is encoded by the coding sequence ATGAAAGCCATCGCCTTAACCCGATACCTGCCTATCGAGAACCCCGAATCGCTGCTCGACGTCCAGCTCGACAAGCCGGCGCCGCAGGGCCGCGACCTGCTGGTCGAGATCAAGGCCATCGGCGTCAACCCGGTCGACGTCAAGGTGCGGGCGCCCAAGGACACCATCGAAAAGACGCCGCGCGTGCTGGGCTGGGACGCCGCCGGCGTGGTGCAGGCGGTCGGGCCTGAGGTCAGCCGTTTCAAGGTCGGCGACCGCGTGTTTTATGCTGGCGACATCACCCGTCCCGGCAGCAACAGCGAATTCCAGCTGGTCGATGAACGCATCGTCGGCAACATGCCGCAATCGCTGTCTTTCGAACAGGCGGCGGCCTTGCCGCTGACCACGATCACGGCCTGGGAAGCCCTGTTCGAGCGCCTGCGCATATCACCCACCTTCGCGCCAACCCCGCCCGCAACGACGGCATCGGCCAAATCCATCCTGATCATCGGCGGCGCCGGCGGCGTCGGCTCGATTGCGATCCAGCTGGCGGTCAAGGTCGCCGGCCTGACGGTGATCGCCACGGCATCGCGTCCGGAGTCGGAAAAATGGGTGCGCGAACTGGGCGCGCAGCACGTGATCAATCATTTCGGCGACTTGCCGGCGCAGCTCAAGCAGCAAGGCTTCGACAACGTCGACTATGTGCTGATCCTGAACGATACCGACCGCCATTTCCCGGCCGCCGCGGCAGCAGTAGCGCCGCAAGGCATGATCTGCACCATCGTCGAGAACAGTGGGCCGCTCGATGTCAGCCTGCTGAAAGCCAAGAGCGCCGGTTTCATCTGGGAATTCATGTTTACCCGTTCGATGTTCCAGACCGCCGACATGCAGCAACAGGGCAACCTGCTGGACCAGGTGGCGCGCCTGATCGACAAACAGGTGGTTGTCACCACGGTCAACCAGGTGTTGTCGCCGATTAATGCCGCCAACCTGCGCCAGGCCCACGCCACGCTGGAAGGCGGGCGCGCGATCGGCAAGATTGTCCTCAAGGACTTTTAA
- a CDS encoding spore coat protein U domain-containing protein, producing the protein MLIASATGCGGAVAATATATMTNTVTISNNCSISTLGFTTTYDPIVTNATTNQDITASVTTTCTIGASPVITLGQGANANTGSTDAVPLRRLTSGGGTPAFLNYGLFSDSGRTVTWGNTVATAPVAVTATGSATPITIYARVPSGQSVKAATYIDTVVATVTF; encoded by the coding sequence TTGCTTATCGCATCAGCAACTGGCTGTGGCGGCGCCGTAGCGGCCACCGCAACCGCCACCATGACCAACACGGTCACCATTTCCAATAACTGCAGCATTTCCACCCTCGGCTTCACGACGACCTACGATCCTATCGTCACCAACGCCACCACCAACCAGGACATCACCGCCAGCGTCACCACCACCTGCACCATCGGTGCTTCGCCGGTGATTACGCTGGGACAGGGCGCCAACGCCAATACCGGCTCGACCGACGCCGTGCCGTTGCGGCGCCTGACCAGCGGCGGCGGCACTCCGGCCTTCCTTAACTACGGTCTGTTCTCCGACTCCGGCCGTACCGTTACCTGGGGCAATACGGTCGCCACTGCGCCCGTCGCCGTGACCGCCACCGGCAGCGCCACGCCGATCACCATTTATGCGCGGGTGCCGTCCGGCCAGTCCGTCAAAGCGGCGACTTATATAGATACCGTAGTCGCCACCGTCACTTTTTAA
- a CDS encoding D-amino acid dehydrogenase, with the protein MRTIVIQQQTQKQIVVIGGGVMGVCSAYFLAEAGHQVAVVEQRSNVAEQSTLGNSGILSAGAALPWAVPGMRRKILAGMFNQEAPNVLNARFDPTLWRWMRRWMAESEIQRFRSHTHQMQRLASYSQDLLEQIQQHFQLDFEQSPGLLRLFRSEAELAALAPTRELLTECGVAHQLLDEAGARLQEPALASAGKLAGGLYFPDLGSGNCTLFTKQLKAILQGLGVQFHFDSKVSAIVPQGAQVALHIDGNVLLADAVVCATGGASAQLLKPLGLRLPLHAIKTYTATATVKNYEVAPRMAMLDGSYQVTMARIGDRIRLAGIAEFGAQDMTFDDKAMRTLLKVAHDWFPDAANFNSASFWCGHTPMLADEVPLVGHTGASNVFVNIGHGGSGWSMALGAAKVLADQVDGRAPEIDLDGLTVARYR; encoded by the coding sequence TTGAGAACAATAGTGATACAGCAGCAGACACAGAAACAAATCGTGGTTATCGGCGGCGGCGTGATGGGAGTCTGCAGCGCTTATTTTCTGGCCGAAGCCGGGCATCAGGTTGCCGTAGTCGAACAACGCAGCAACGTCGCGGAGCAGTCGACGCTCGGCAATTCCGGCATCCTGTCGGCCGGCGCGGCGCTGCCGTGGGCCGTGCCCGGCATGCGCCGCAAGATCCTGGCCGGCATGTTCAACCAGGAAGCGCCGAACGTGCTCAACGCCCGCTTCGATCCCACGCTGTGGCGCTGGATGCGGCGCTGGATGGCCGAATCCGAAATCCAGCGGTTTCGCTCCCATACCCACCAGATGCAAAGACTGGCCTCTTACAGCCAGGACCTGCTGGAACAGATACAACAGCATTTCCAGCTCGACTTTGAGCAGAGCCCCGGCTTGCTGCGCCTGTTTCGCAGCGAAGCGGAACTGGCGGCGCTGGCTCCTACCCGTGAATTGCTGACCGAATGCGGCGTGGCGCACCAGTTGCTCGACGAAGCTGGCGCGCGCCTGCAGGAACCGGCCCTGGCCAGCGCCGGCAAGCTGGCCGGCGGGTTGTATTTCCCGGACCTCGGTTCCGGCAATTGCACCTTGTTCACCAAACAGCTGAAAGCCATCCTGCAGGGACTGGGAGTCCAGTTTCATTTCGACAGCAAGGTCTCCGCCATCGTGCCGCAAGGCGCGCAAGTCGCCTTGCACATAGACGGCAACGTGCTGCTGGCCGACGCCGTGGTATGCGCCACCGGCGGCGCCAGCGCTCAGCTGCTGAAACCGCTCGGCCTGCGCCTGCCGCTGCACGCGATCAAGACCTATACCGCCACCGCCACCGTAAAAAACTATGAGGTTGCGCCGCGGATGGCGATGCTGGACGGCAGTTACCAGGTCACCATGGCGCGCATCGGCGACCGCATCCGGCTGGCGGGAATTGCCGAGTTCGGCGCCCAGGACATGACGTTCGACGACAAGGCCATGCGTACGCTGCTGAAAGTGGCGCACGACTGGTTTCCCGACGCCGCCAATTTCAACAGCGCCAGTTTCTGGTGCGGCCACACGCCGATGCTGGCCGACGAAGTGCCGCTGGTCGGCCACACCGGCGCCAGCAACGTGTTTGTCAATATCGGCCACGGCGGTTCCGGCTGGAGCATGGCGTTGGGCGCCGCCAAGGTGCTGGCCGACCAGGTCGACGGCCGGGCGCCCGAGATTGACCTGGACGGCTTGACAGTCGCCCGCTATCGCTGA
- a CDS encoding NnrU family protein, producing the protein MEILSLGLLLFLGLHLIPVVPPLKVQLVHAFGENRYKGLFALLSALGLVIWSLVHLLANGHAKATLLFAAFLAYAVIDLFSVIQRKSYKPFTPALKFDVIACVSGLLLAVPAMTFHRQLMGVAVVPWGA; encoded by the coding sequence TTGGAAATATTGAGCCTGGGGCTGCTGCTCTTTCTCGGCCTCCATCTGATTCCCGTCGTGCCGCCCTTGAAGGTGCAATTGGTCCATGCTTTCGGTGAAAATCGCTACAAGGGATTGTTTGCCTTGCTGTCGGCGCTGGGTCTGGTGATCTGGTCGCTGGTGCATTTGCTGGCGAACGGGCATGCCAAGGCAACGCTGCTGTTTGCCGCTTTCCTGGCTTACGCCGTGATCGATCTGTTTTCCGTGATCCAGCGCAAGAGCTACAAGCCATTTACCCCGGCGCTGAAGTTCGATGTGATTGCCTGTGTCTCGGGCCTGCTGCTGGCTGTGCCGGCGATGACATTCCATCGCCAACTGATGGGTGTGGCGGTTGTGCCTTGGGGCGCGTGA
- a CDS encoding LysR family transcriptional regulator, whose protein sequence is MDRLTSMQIFVRVVEKGGFSAAAEEARISPTMVGKHVRQLEEQLGVRLLNRTTRRQSLTEIGQLYFERCKQALLEIEAADASVKQMQLLPRGVLRVTAPATFGGQMLSAVVRAYLERYPDVELDLSLNDRVVDLVEEGFEVAIRIGALPDSTLVARPLQPYRALVCAAPEYLARCGTPQTPQQLRGHNCMSFVHGNHYDRWRFSRDGVEQEIEVHGNFRANNGLALRTAALNGIGIIMQPEALLCGEIAAGRLRRLLSGYELEHRPMHIVVASNRKMTPKLTSFIEFVVEHFGRDAGSFTAPD, encoded by the coding sequence ATGGACAGATTGACCAGTATGCAGATTTTCGTCCGTGTGGTCGAAAAGGGCGGTTTTTCCGCGGCAGCGGAAGAAGCCCGGATTTCGCCCACAATGGTGGGCAAGCACGTGCGCCAGCTGGAAGAGCAGCTCGGCGTGCGTTTGCTAAACCGAACTACACGCCGCCAAAGTCTGACCGAGATCGGCCAGTTGTACTTTGAACGCTGCAAGCAGGCCTTGCTGGAAATCGAGGCGGCCGACGCTTCGGTCAAGCAAATGCAGCTGCTGCCGCGCGGCGTATTGCGGGTGACCGCGCCTGCCACCTTCGGCGGCCAGATGCTGAGCGCCGTGGTGCGCGCCTACCTGGAGCGTTATCCGGATGTCGAACTCGACCTGTCCCTGAATGACCGCGTAGTCGACCTGGTGGAGGAGGGTTTCGAGGTGGCGATCCGGATCGGCGCGCTGCCCGATTCGACCCTGGTGGCGCGGCCTTTGCAGCCGTACCGGGCGCTGGTGTGCGCGGCGCCGGAATACCTGGCGCGTTGCGGCACGCCGCAGACTCCGCAGCAATTGCGCGGCCACAATTGCATGAGCTTCGTCCACGGCAACCATTACGACCGCTGGCGTTTTTCCAGGGACGGCGTCGAGCAGGAGATAGAAGTGCACGGCAACTTCCGCGCCAACAACGGCCTGGCCCTGCGCACCGCGGCCCTCAACGGCATCGGCATCATCATGCAGCCGGAAGCCCTGCTGTGCGGGGAAATTGCGGCGGGACGGCTGCGGCGCCTGCTGAGCGGCTATGAACTGGAGCACCGCCCGATGCACATCGTGGTGGCGTCCAACCGCAAGATGACGCCCAAGCTGACATCGTTCATCGAATTCGTGGTCGAGCATTTCGGCCGCGACGCCGGATCGTTCACGGCGCCGGATTAA
- a CDS encoding DUF2252 domain-containing protein — MVNVVRRIQEYNAGRDPQRLQLKYDSIRSDPFTFLRGTCHLFYERLPQTGLMRTAPLAWVCGDLHLENFGSYKGDNRLVYFDLNDFDESALAPVSWELVRLLTSVLIAADGSPHGADGSQLLCRSFIDAYGVALAAGKARWIERDLAQGMVGDLLNGLRGRQRVGFLNNRTVRKGKRRTLRVDGKKALPVTDKQRAKVTAFMKRFAAEQPNPDFYKVLDVARRIAGTGSLGVDRYVILVHGKGSPDGNYLLDLKQALPSSLVPHLKVAQPKWNSEAERVVTVERRCQAVSMAFLQPVTMGKIDYVLRGLQPSEDRVSLKQPRHSLAEIQQVMTVMGSLVAWSQLRSVGRQGSALADELMVFGQSKKWKRQLLEIAHGCAAQVRKDWQAYSKAYDAGAFKL; from the coding sequence ATGGTGAATGTAGTCAGGCGCATCCAGGAATACAACGCAGGCCGCGATCCGCAGCGCCTGCAGCTGAAATACGACAGCATTCGCAGCGATCCGTTTACCTTCCTGCGCGGGACCTGCCACCTGTTCTATGAACGCCTGCCGCAGACCGGCCTGATGCGGACGGCGCCGCTGGCCTGGGTTTGCGGCGACCTGCACCTGGAAAATTTCGGCAGCTACAAGGGCGACAACCGGCTGGTGTATTTTGACCTCAACGATTTCGACGAATCGGCGCTGGCGCCGGTCAGTTGGGAGCTGGTGCGCTTGCTGACCAGCGTGCTGATTGCCGCCGACGGCTCGCCGCACGGCGCCGACGGCAGCCAGCTGCTGTGCCGCAGTTTCATCGACGCCTACGGCGTCGCGCTGGCTGCCGGCAAGGCCCGCTGGATCGAACGCGACCTGGCGCAAGGCATGGTCGGCGACTTGCTGAACGGCTTGCGCGGCCGCCAGCGCGTGGGCTTCCTGAATAACCGCACGGTGCGCAAAGGCAAGCGGCGCACGCTGCGCGTGGATGGCAAGAAAGCACTGCCGGTGACCGACAAGCAGCGCGCCAAGGTCACCGCATTCATGAAGCGCTTCGCCGCCGAACAACCCAATCCCGATTTCTACAAGGTGCTCGATGTAGCGCGCCGCATTGCCGGCACCGGCAGCCTCGGCGTCGACCGCTACGTCATCCTGGTGCACGGCAAGGGTTCGCCGGACGGCAACTACCTGCTTGACCTGAAGCAGGCGCTGCCGTCGTCGCTGGTGCCGCACCTGAAAGTGGCGCAGCCGAAATGGAACAGCGAGGCAGAGCGCGTGGTGACGGTGGAGCGGCGCTGCCAGGCGGTTTCCATGGCGTTCCTGCAGCCGGTCACGATGGGCAAGATCGATTATGTATTGCGCGGGCTGCAGCCAAGCGAAGACCGGGTCTCGCTCAAGCAGCCGCGCCATTCGCTGGCCGAGATCCAGCAAGTCATGACGGTCATGGGCAGCCTGGTGGCCTGGTCCCAGCTGCGCAGCGTCGGTCGCCAGGGATCGGCGCTTGCCGATGAACTGATGGTTTTCGGGCAAAGCAAGAAATGGAAGAGGCAATTGCTGGAGATTGCCCACGGTTGCGCGGCGCAAGTGCGCAAGGATTGGCAGGCCTACAGTAAAGCATATGATGCCGGCGCATTTAAATTGTAG
- a CDS encoding short chain dehydrogenase, which translates to MKIAVIGATGTIGKAVVKQLASRHEIIEVGNSSGQYQVDITDIRSVEALFAKIGKIDAIVSTAGKLHFGPLQELTPEKFEIGLRDKLMGQINLALVAQHHLNDGGSITLTSGILSDEPILQGVNASTVNAALDGFVRAAAIELKRGIRINVVNPTVLEESLEVYGPFFYGFEAAPASRVAQAYSRSVEGAQTGRVYRVWQ; encoded by the coding sequence ATGAAAATAGCAGTCATCGGCGCCACAGGCACCATCGGCAAGGCAGTCGTCAAGCAGCTGGCGAGCCGCCATGAAATCATCGAGGTCGGCAACAGCAGCGGCCAGTACCAGGTCGACATCACCGACATCCGCAGCGTCGAAGCCTTGTTCGCAAAAATCGGCAAGATCGATGCGATCGTCTCGACCGCCGGCAAGCTGCATTTCGGCCCGCTGCAGGAACTGACGCCGGAAAAATTCGAAATCGGCCTGCGCGACAAGCTGATGGGCCAGATTAACCTGGCGCTGGTGGCGCAGCACCACCTGAACGACGGCGGCTCGATCACGCTCACCAGCGGCATTCTCAGCGACGAACCGATCCTGCAAGGCGTCAACGCCAGCACCGTCAACGCAGCGCTGGACGGTTTTGTGCGCGCCGCCGCGATCGAACTCAAGCGCGGCATCCGCATCAATGTCGTCAATCCGACCGTGCTGGAAGAGTCGCTGGAGGTCTACGGCCCGTTCTTCTATGGTTTCGAGGCGGCGCCCGCGAGCCGCGTCGCCCAGGCTTACAGCCGCAGCGTCGAAGGTGCACAGACCGGCCGCGTATACCGGGTCTGGCAATAA